In Streptomyces griseiscabiei, a single genomic region encodes these proteins:
- a CDS encoding LPD29 domain-containing protein: protein MTAALSAPASGPYTAGYLALRLPAGTWVRHEDDETFRMWSAQPCTCTICMSATLLGAPASHYELRTPDGNAAPLVHVRYTSVIPHLRPDELFQTYATPLTQPQTAAHLRKMLRRAFPGVRFSVRRRRGWRLSVSWSGGPSDIEVATVTAPLLADYTTPERRRARPVTVTRFGRTAYGTPLVDVISLNRR from the coding sequence ATGACGGCGGCACTGAGCGCACCGGCCTCGGGCCCGTACACGGCCGGCTACCTGGCACTGCGGCTGCCCGCCGGAACCTGGGTGCGCCACGAGGACGACGAGACCTTCCGCATGTGGAGCGCGCAGCCCTGCACGTGCACGATCTGCATGTCCGCGACGCTGCTCGGAGCCCCCGCCTCCCACTACGAATTGCGTACGCCCGACGGCAACGCCGCGCCCCTCGTCCATGTCCGGTACACCTCGGTCATCCCGCACCTCCGCCCGGACGAGCTGTTCCAGACCTACGCCACGCCCCTGACGCAGCCGCAGACCGCAGCACACCTGCGCAAGATGCTGCGCCGGGCCTTCCCCGGCGTCCGGTTCTCGGTGCGGCGCAGGCGCGGCTGGAGGCTCTCCGTGAGCTGGAGCGGCGGCCCCTCGGACATCGAGGTGGCAACCGTCACGGCGCCGCTCCTCGCCGACTACACCACGCCGGAGCGCCGCCGGGCGCGGCCGGTCACGGTCACACGCTTCGGCCGCACGGCATACGGGACGCCGCTCGTGGACGTGATCTCCCTGAACCGTCGCTGA